The following proteins are co-located in the Microbacterium immunditiarum genome:
- a CDS encoding DUF4238 domain-containing protein: protein MAARGRAVGGERELGQDRPGDQAASSDPGNQNLPIRNHTVNKAHLARFARGSLLHRVPIDGEGKPIPVSVNDAAVRKFFYVPQDPDGNRDFAFEGWASKFEGAAADAVRSIVDDGVWPPTSETRRALAEWIALQNVRTPTRRAYSAKIAAVLIAQFQQEGALGRLEAKLAALGWEFSDAERELLREEVESYDATEGRVSTGMHLDIIRASMAGVVPTLLARGWVLVQFDHQSLCTSDNPIGMADEYFSPSWLPLGLSDTAYVTVAVDRHAALVLPLAPGDGQFDGERAYANAINLATLWNADEVLFAHPDDDLASMLPPTPPRRPRPFPTEAEFLDFSEWPVDTLLGFIGSTRKRARQ, encoded by the coding sequence ATGGCGGCTCGCGGTCGCGCAGTGGGCGGGGAACGCGAGCTCGGCCAGGATCGGCCAGGTGACCAAGCGGCATCTTCCGATCCCGGAAACCAGAATCTGCCTATCCGTAATCACACTGTCAACAAGGCTCATCTCGCCCGCTTCGCGCGAGGTTCCTTGCTCCACCGGGTGCCGATCGATGGCGAAGGCAAGCCGATTCCGGTGTCCGTGAATGATGCTGCCGTGCGCAAGTTCTTCTATGTTCCGCAAGATCCGGATGGCAACCGTGACTTCGCGTTTGAGGGGTGGGCGTCCAAGTTCGAGGGTGCTGCGGCCGACGCCGTCAGGTCGATCGTTGACGACGGCGTGTGGCCCCCGACCTCTGAGACCCGTCGGGCGCTGGCGGAGTGGATCGCGCTTCAGAACGTGCGAACTCCGACGAGGCGCGCGTACTCCGCCAAGATCGCCGCGGTGCTCATCGCGCAGTTCCAGCAGGAAGGCGCTCTCGGCCGGCTCGAAGCAAAGCTTGCCGCTTTGGGCTGGGAGTTCAGCGACGCCGAGCGTGAACTCCTGCGAGAAGAAGTCGAGTCCTACGACGCCACCGAGGGTCGGGTGTCGACCGGGATGCATCTGGACATCATCAGGGCCAGTATGGCCGGGGTCGTCCCCACACTCCTTGCGCGTGGCTGGGTGCTCGTGCAGTTCGACCATCAGTCCCTGTGCACCTCGGACAATCCCATCGGGATGGCCGACGAGTACTTCTCGCCATCCTGGCTGCCGCTCGGCCTCAGCGACACTGCCTATGTCACAGTCGCGGTCGATCGACACGCTGCGCTTGTCCTTCCGCTGGCTCCCGGAGACGGGCAGTTCGACGGTGAGCGCGCGTACGCGAACGCGATCAACCTGGCCACGCTGTGGAACGCGGATGAAGTTCTCTTCGCTCATCCAGACGACGATCTCGCAAGCATGTTGCCTCCGACTCCACCCCGTCGACCCCGCCCATTCCCAACCGAGGCAGAGTTCCTGGACTTCTCCGAGTGGCCCGTCGACACTCTCCTCGGGTTCATCGGCTCGACGAGGAAGCGAGCCCGCCAATGA
- a CDS encoding ThiF family adenylyltransferase, protein MARRAVTEPWSVVMTGEQWATLRAHLFPGDQDEHGAVLRCGIARSPRGTRLLVRDVVLAEDGVDYIPGDRGYRKLTAPFVAENIDVCAEQGLAYLAIHNHGGSTSVDFSDTDIASHERGYPALLDINAGVPVGALVFAANAVAGDIWSDTGERHRIAHLRVVGRPQRTLTPQPVAAALADPSYDRQTRIFGDRGQQILARSRVAVVGLGGIGSLIVEYLARLGVGELILIDPDRLDPTNLPRVVGSRRLDAMGWLRRGSAPRWMRKLGERLATPKVKIAARVAHQASTTTRVTSIPQSVVDADVAALLTDCDHIFLAADSALARRLVNSITHQYLVPHTQVGSKVSIVDGTLADIFSVSRMSSPGSGCLQCNGLIPASRLTEEATSEKQRRRQRYVDDDDVHAPSVISLNAVAAARAVDDWLMTVGELVDEDVPHDHWASYFPRTDEVVEHTPKRRPGCLHCGPGRFAAGDNVPLLAKPV, encoded by the coding sequence ATGGCTCGCCGAGCAGTGACCGAGCCGTGGTCGGTTGTGATGACCGGGGAACAGTGGGCGACGCTGCGTGCCCATCTGTTCCCCGGCGACCAGGATGAGCACGGCGCCGTTCTGCGCTGCGGTATCGCACGCAGCCCACGGGGCACGCGTCTGCTGGTCCGCGACGTCGTTCTCGCCGAAGATGGCGTCGACTACATTCCCGGGGATCGCGGGTACCGCAAGCTCACCGCCCCATTCGTCGCCGAGAACATCGACGTCTGCGCGGAGCAGGGGCTGGCCTACCTTGCGATCCACAATCACGGCGGCTCCACCAGCGTCGACTTCTCCGACACCGACATCGCCTCGCACGAACGCGGGTACCCCGCCCTGCTCGATATCAACGCCGGCGTCCCCGTGGGCGCCCTGGTCTTCGCCGCGAACGCCGTCGCCGGCGACATCTGGTCCGACACCGGTGAACGTCACCGCATCGCCCACCTCCGCGTCGTCGGGCGACCTCAGCGCACCCTCACCCCGCAGCCCGTCGCCGCGGCGCTTGCGGACCCGAGCTACGACCGGCAGACCCGCATCTTCGGCGACCGTGGACAGCAGATCCTCGCTCGTTCCCGCGTCGCCGTGGTCGGGCTGGGCGGCATCGGCTCGCTCATCGTCGAGTACCTGGCCCGGCTCGGCGTCGGCGAACTCATCCTCATCGACCCGGATCGGCTCGACCCCACTAACTTGCCCAGAGTGGTCGGGTCCCGTCGCCTCGACGCGATGGGATGGTTGCGCCGCGGCAGTGCTCCCCGGTGGATGCGGAAGCTCGGCGAACGCCTCGCCACACCGAAGGTGAAGATCGCCGCACGAGTCGCGCACCAGGCATCCACGACCACCCGCGTCACTAGCATCCCCCAGTCTGTCGTCGACGCGGATGTCGCCGCTCTGCTGACCGACTGCGATCACATCTTCCTCGCGGCGGACTCCGCGCTCGCACGTCGTCTCGTCAATTCGATCACGCACCAGTACTTGGTGCCGCACACGCAGGTCGGATCGAAGGTGTCCATCGTGGACGGCACGCTCGCCGACATCTTCTCCGTGTCGCGAATGAGCAGCCCCGGCAGCGGATGTCTCCAATGCAACGGGCTCATCCCCGCGAGCCGCCTGACGGAGGAGGCGACCAGCGAGAAGCAGCGTCGTCGTCAACGCTACGTGGACGACGACGATGTGCATGCCCCTAGCGTCATTTCCCTCAACGCGGTCGCCGCCGCCCGAGCGGTCGATGACTGGCTCATGACCGTTGGTGAGCTCGTTGACGAGGACGTCCCCCACGACCACTGGGCGTCCTACTTCCCACGAACCGATGAGGTGGTCGAGCACACACCGAAGAGGCGACCCGGATGCCTCCACTGCGGTCCCGGTCGCTTCGCTGCGGGCGACAACGTTCCGCTGCTGGCAAAGCCGGTCTGA
- a CDS encoding multiubiquitin domain-containing protein — translation MAPRDSITIYIDSEPVTVAQRRLTGRQLRDLVQPPAENLWIDVPDAQDHPIPVTETVAIEEGQRFFTDRPRTIFIDKTPYVVRSAVLSETQLRQLPTPPVPEDHGIWKDIVDELDDPIGIGELVPISDGDRFFTKPLPQHEITVTVNRRQVTLHGVRQTGRSIKDAAIAQGVPIKPDFLLSRKDGKTFTPVDDDEHIRVRPHDEFRALDGDDNS, via the coding sequence GTGGCACCCCGAGACAGCATCACCATCTACATCGACAGCGAACCGGTCACCGTCGCGCAGCGGCGCCTCACCGGCAGGCAGCTGCGCGACCTGGTCCAGCCCCCGGCCGAGAACCTGTGGATCGACGTTCCCGACGCGCAGGACCACCCCATCCCGGTCACCGAGACCGTTGCGATCGAGGAAGGTCAGCGCTTCTTCACGGACCGGCCCCGGACGATCTTCATCGACAAGACGCCCTATGTGGTGCGCAGCGCGGTGCTCTCCGAGACGCAGCTGCGGCAGCTTCCCACCCCGCCCGTGCCCGAGGACCACGGCATCTGGAAGGACATCGTCGACGAGCTCGATGACCCCATCGGCATCGGCGAGCTCGTTCCCATCTCCGACGGCGACCGGTTCTTCACCAAGCCGCTGCCGCAGCACGAGATCACCGTCACCGTGAACCGCCGCCAGGTCACCCTCCACGGCGTCCGCCAGACCGGCCGGTCGATCAAGGACGCCGCGATCGCGCAGGGCGTGCCGATCAAGCCCGACTTCCTGCTCTCCCGCAAGGACGGCAAGACCTTTACCCCCGTCGATGACGATGAACACATCCGTGTTCGTCCGCACGACGAGTTCCGCGCCCTCGACGGAGACGACAACTCGTGA
- a CDS encoding ImmA/IrrE family metallo-endopeptidase — MPQIFDATPAQVDDMIAAWAGRGGAIEDLTLDAFTALQDRDDISVLRVPEFVPHDSDLGCSVTGGYRWDPPTLVVTESMSPRRQQFTVLHELGHHLQKTDIALGTRVVDHRQPELFEDACCDAFAARVLLPDDLVDAHTAARGPTAQGAIDLFDASNASRAAISVRLAGRLQSPGVIAVLDPAGVVTFAAARGGIFPPARGSDQSSNPLVHAALEQTDPTRIITRDDARVWYRTGHSSDQLYGQVGWAGDRLFVVMVEYGASWLSFSPPRDGTAHHTTDRFEECETCARSFIVGWICPRCRQPRCPAGHCGCTATAQITCAVCFLEKHRSQFAPGADTCDDCAG; from the coding sequence GTGCCGCAGATCTTCGACGCGACACCTGCCCAGGTCGACGACATGATCGCCGCCTGGGCGGGACGCGGCGGCGCGATCGAAGACCTCACCCTCGACGCGTTCACGGCGCTGCAGGATCGCGACGACATCTCGGTCTTGCGGGTGCCCGAGTTCGTCCCCCATGACTCGGATCTCGGCTGCTCCGTCACGGGCGGCTACCGGTGGGACCCACCCACGCTTGTGGTCACCGAATCCATGTCGCCGCGCCGACAGCAGTTCACCGTGCTTCACGAGCTCGGCCACCACCTGCAGAAGACCGACATCGCGTTGGGAACCCGGGTCGTGGACCACCGGCAACCCGAACTGTTTGAGGACGCCTGCTGTGACGCGTTCGCGGCGCGAGTATTGCTCCCTGACGACCTTGTCGACGCACACACCGCCGCCCGCGGCCCGACCGCGCAAGGCGCCATCGATCTGTTCGACGCATCGAACGCCTCCCGCGCAGCGATCAGCGTGCGCCTTGCCGGGCGGCTGCAGTCACCGGGTGTCATTGCCGTGCTTGATCCGGCCGGCGTCGTGACATTCGCCGCAGCGCGAGGCGGTATCTTCCCGCCTGCTCGTGGAAGTGACCAGAGCTCCAACCCGCTCGTGCACGCCGCCCTCGAGCAGACAGACCCCACCAGAATCATCACCCGCGACGACGCGCGAGTCTGGTACCGGACCGGGCACTCCTCCGACCAGCTCTACGGGCAAGTCGGATGGGCAGGCGACCGGCTCTTCGTGGTGATGGTGGAGTACGGCGCCTCCTGGCTGTCGTTCTCCCCGCCGCGCGACGGCACCGCGCACCACACGACGGATCGTTTCGAAGAGTGCGAAACGTGCGCACGCAGCTTCATCGTCGGCTGGATCTGCCCCCGATGCCGTCAGCCTCGATGCCCCGCCGGGCACTGCGGATGCACCGCGACCGCTCAGATCACCTGCGCCGTCTGCTTCCTCGAGAAGCACCGCAGCCAATTCGCACCCGGCGCGGACACCTGTGATGACTGCGCGGGCTGA
- a CDS encoding S8 family serine peptidase, with protein MTDVSATAGTTRRLMVNGEALRMDVEFAPTGGGPKFEPYTPDEAREWLLPQIRSTRSAVAALPDTLRAADRVYVEAKLLPNYIAPTYFPDVLLAFVGAVPVGSRADTGELRTATKTQHTGTRRLILAVDESALEDLEDLIDTHGAGRSAQQAFAQIRRLEELAPPKVGTVLRVPEVAEALDGAEDTLWEAVLHPQTVRSGEPVAIDDDALSRWTALVAANGGAVHHEYLRRVGGLTFVPVRVAPDRAPELARFNPLRVLRPMPAIRPRPRFGLRSASRVLPPATARPIADVTTVAVFDGGVHDPSHPGLFPSAAIDLTPEPAESDELDHGTGVTGATMYGLLAAGHQATQPPLPVESFRVMPPPFDPGDLDGYWVLDQIKDTLADDRHKLVNLSLGPALAVEDDMEPNRWTAELDQLAWERDVVFVVAAGNHGDQDRQTGLHRVEVPADMANAVSVGSCDIPAPHRPWSRAPYSSMGPGRAGRRTQPLGVQFGGVDQRMFDVLRADGTFLEASGTSFSAPLVTHALADLTTRLPRVNSSVLRAFAVHFAERHRAFIAKRDELGFGRLPLTFADAMECTPDLLHVLYVDQISRGDILGYQLPWPRTFGGSAKMSVTLAYASPVEPTQPTEYTSASLELTLRPNRNMFRFSPPKGSSEPARIADLTSVEARNLLTSGWTSGQEPVTKTLSGSASLNEADLRDSGKWETLRHHRVSFAAGEVNDPRLEIRYVARRAGALDGSPTEVPFALLVTITDPANGGVLYDEVAAQFAALRPVQRVAGRVRLRGGRENSWY; from the coding sequence GTGACCGACGTCAGTGCCACTGCCGGCACCACCCGGCGCCTGATGGTCAACGGCGAGGCATTGCGCATGGACGTCGAGTTCGCGCCCACCGGCGGCGGACCGAAATTCGAGCCGTACACCCCGGACGAGGCACGAGAGTGGCTGCTGCCACAGATCCGATCCACCCGATCGGCGGTCGCCGCGCTCCCGGACACGCTGCGAGCGGCCGACCGCGTCTACGTCGAAGCGAAGCTGCTTCCCAACTACATCGCCCCCACCTACTTCCCCGACGTCCTGCTCGCCTTCGTCGGCGCAGTTCCCGTCGGCTCACGCGCCGATACAGGCGAACTGCGCACCGCCACGAAGACGCAACACACCGGTACGCGCCGTCTCATCCTCGCCGTCGACGAATCCGCCCTCGAAGACCTCGAGGACCTGATCGACACGCACGGTGCCGGCCGCAGCGCCCAGCAGGCCTTCGCACAGATCCGTCGACTTGAGGAACTCGCACCACCCAAGGTCGGCACGGTGCTGCGAGTGCCCGAGGTCGCGGAAGCCTTGGATGGTGCGGAAGACACCCTCTGGGAGGCCGTCCTGCACCCGCAGACTGTCCGGTCCGGAGAACCGGTGGCGATCGACGATGACGCGCTAAGCCGCTGGACGGCGCTGGTGGCCGCGAATGGTGGGGCTGTCCATCACGAGTACCTTCGCCGCGTCGGCGGCCTCACTTTCGTGCCGGTGCGTGTCGCACCTGATCGTGCCCCCGAACTCGCCCGGTTCAATCCGCTCCGCGTGCTTCGACCGATGCCGGCCATCCGACCCCGACCCAGGTTCGGGCTGCGCAGCGCCAGCCGGGTTCTCCCTCCCGCCACCGCGCGACCGATCGCTGATGTCACCACGGTCGCCGTCTTTGACGGTGGTGTACACGACCCGAGCCACCCTGGTCTGTTCCCAAGCGCTGCCATCGATCTCACCCCTGAACCGGCCGAGTCCGACGAACTCGATCACGGCACCGGCGTCACCGGGGCCACCATGTATGGGCTGCTCGCAGCGGGACATCAGGCGACGCAACCGCCGCTGCCGGTGGAAAGCTTCCGTGTCATGCCGCCTCCGTTCGATCCGGGCGACTTGGACGGCTACTGGGTCCTCGACCAGATCAAGGACACCCTCGCCGACGACCGTCACAAGCTGGTCAATCTGAGCCTTGGGCCCGCGCTCGCCGTCGAGGACGACATGGAACCCAACCGGTGGACGGCCGAACTGGACCAGCTCGCCTGGGAACGAGACGTCGTCTTCGTGGTTGCCGCCGGAAACCACGGCGACCAAGACCGCCAGACCGGGCTCCACCGAGTAGAGGTTCCCGCCGACATGGCCAATGCCGTGTCGGTCGGATCGTGCGACATCCCCGCGCCGCATCGACCGTGGAGCCGCGCCCCCTACTCCTCGATGGGTCCCGGGCGCGCCGGGCGCCGCACGCAACCCCTGGGCGTCCAGTTCGGCGGTGTCGACCAGCGCATGTTCGACGTACTACGCGCCGACGGCACATTCTTGGAAGCCTCAGGCACCAGCTTCTCTGCACCCCTGGTCACCCATGCCCTCGCCGACCTGACCACACGGCTGCCGCGGGTGAACAGCAGTGTGCTGCGCGCGTTCGCTGTGCACTTCGCAGAGCGACACCGTGCGTTTATCGCAAAGCGAGACGAACTCGGCTTCGGTCGTCTTCCGTTGACCTTCGCCGACGCCATGGAATGCACGCCCGACCTGCTGCACGTACTGTACGTGGACCAGATCAGCCGCGGCGACATCCTCGGCTACCAACTGCCATGGCCGCGAACATTCGGCGGCTCGGCCAAGATGTCCGTGACCCTCGCCTACGCCTCACCTGTCGAGCCGACACAGCCCACCGAGTACACCTCGGCGTCCCTGGAGCTCACGCTGCGCCCCAACCGCAACATGTTTCGGTTCTCCCCGCCGAAAGGCTCATCCGAGCCGGCGCGGATCGCAGACCTGACCTCGGTGGAAGCACGCAACCTCCTCACGTCCGGGTGGACCAGCGGTCAAGAACCCGTGACGAAGACGCTGTCCGGCTCCGCAAGCCTGAACGAGGCCGATCTCCGCGACTCCGGGAAGTGGGAGACCCTACGGCATCACCGGGTGAGCTTCGCCGCAGGCGAGGTCAACGACCCCAGACTGGAGATCCGTTACGTCGCCCGTCGTGCCGGAGCCCTGGACGGCTCACCCACCGAGGTGCCGTTCGCGCTGCTGGTCACGATCACCGACCCCGCTAACGGTGGGGTGCTCTACGACGAGGTCGCCGCACAGTTCGCCGCGCTCCGGCCGGTGCAACGCGTCGCCGGCCGCGTGCGGCTGCGCGGCGGTCGCGAGAACAGTTGGTATTAG